The region CATTGCACCCCCGGGGCGCAAGCTGTGCCGTTTTTGTTATTTGCACGACAAAGCGGGCTTTCGGCATACCGAGATCCTGCAGGTGGCGGCTTACTTCGGCGGCAAGCTGTTTGGCCGCCCGCTGGCGCAGGGCATCCAGTTCATCGGCCGCCTGCCGCGCCCGTTCCTCCAGACGCTGCTTACGCGCCGAAAGTTCGGCCATATGTTCGTCAAAATGCGTCAGTACGGCCAATTCGCTAAGTGCCTGCTGATAATAAGCTAGGACCTCATTAATGGTAGCGCCGTACTTTTTCTTTAACTTTTGAATTAAGTCCTGCCGCTCCTGAAGCTGATCAAGCCGCCGGGGCTCAAAATCAATAGTTTCGCTGTGCCGCCGGATATCGCCGGCGGCTTCTTCAAGTTGATAAAACGCTTCGGTGATAATATCGGCCTGTTTTTGAATGCGCGGATCAAAACGCGCCGCCGTTTCCAGCTCCCGCTTAGCGTCGGCAAGTAGGGGCAGCACTCCGCCGCCTCCTTTTGGCCCCTGCTGTAATAGAGTATAGGCACGGCTCAGGGCGGTGGCAATTTTTTCGGCATTGGCCAAGACGCGGATTTCTTGATCCAACGCCTCATCTTCGCCCGGTTTCAAGCAGGCCGCGGCGATTTCCTCCGTCTGCCAGTTTAGCATATCAAGACGCTGCATTCGCTCCCGCGCCAGCTTTTCCGCCTTGAGAAGTTCATCCCTGACCCCCGTCCATTCCTGGTAAATCTGGCTATATTCCCCAAGTTTGGCTTCAATACGGGGATCGGAGCCATCCACCAACGTCAGGTAGGAATCAGGCCGGAGCATAGTCTGGTTTTCGTGCTGTCCGTGCATGTCCACCAGTTTGCCGCCCAGTTCCCGTAAGACAGACAAAGGTACCTGACAACCGTTAACGATAATGGTATTTTTAC is a window of Sporolituus thermophilus DSM 23256 DNA encoding:
- the recN gene encoding DNA repair protein RecN, which produces MLKSLTVTNFALIDQAQVEFAPGLNILTGETGAGKSILIDALNTLLGSRTSTDLIRSGCEYFRVEAVFEIGAAGGVAALLEEQGIPVEEGQLIISRRYTRSGKNTIIVNGCQVPLSVLRELGGKLVDMHGQHENQTMLRPDSYLTLVDGSDPRIEAKLGEYSQIYQEWTGVRDELLKAEKLARERMQRLDMLNWQTEEIAAACLKPGEDEALDQEIRVLANAEKIATALSRAYTLLQQGPKGGGGVLPLLADAKRELETAARFDPRIQKQADIITEAFYQLEEAAGDIRRHSETIDFEPRRLDQLQERQDLIQKLKKKYGATINEVLAYYQQALSELAVLTHFDEHMAELSARKQRLEERARQAADELDALRQRAAKQLAAEVSRHLQDLGMPKARFVVQITKTAQLAPRGCNEAMLLFSANPGEEPKPLHKVASGGELSRIALAVKTVCASRDEAGVMVFDEVDAGIGGQTAQMVAEKIALVAADKQVLCITHLPQLACMADHHILIRKEVEQERTTTRVQALDETERVLELTRMVAGDNLTDLAIENAREMVALAKRKKEKWKNKAQA